From the genome of candidate division KSB1 bacterium:
CGGACACCACCCTCCACGGACCGGTCTCCAAGCCTGCAAAGCGATCCAGCATCCCCGTGAAGGCCAAGAAGCGCGGACTAGCCACCCGCAGAAGGCCCAAGGGGTCCCACAGGATCTCTCCCGTATCCGAAAGGTACGGAGGACCGGACACGGCCGGAAGATGGCTCGCATCCAGGGGGGAGGGGCTCTGGAAGTCCACATTGCGCAGGCTATGGAGTAGGGCCAAACGCGGGTCCACAGGGGAGGGACCTTCCCATCCTCGGTAGCCCCGGCTTGGCTCCAGCAGCACATCCTCCCTATAGCTGTAGGCCAACGGAATCACCTGCCGCGCGGGCGCGACAAACCCCGCCCGGAGAGCGAGGGCGCAGGTGGGCATGTGAGCCATAATCGCTGTATTTCGGTGGTCGCTGAAAAAGCCGCGGACCAGATCGGTCTCCCAGTCGTCGCTGGTGCTCGCGTACTCGAAGAACATGAAGCCGTCCGCGTCGTGGAACGCCGAGTAGGCCGTGATGAAGACCACGCCCTCCGTCTGATAGCGATTGGGGAAGGGATGGTCGTATTCACTGACTGTGTAAGGCTTGCCGGCCCAGGCTCTCCCGGCAAACAGCCGGCCGATTGTGGCGCCATTCGTCTCGAGCACCATCGCCGTGTTGTTGATGAACCAATCCACGGGTGACCAGGGCTCTCCTGGAAACTGAGGGTGGTCCCAGTACGCATGGTTGTCCACGTAATCCGCCTGCGACTGCACGTAGAGGTCCACCAACCCGAAGTTCCAGTTCGTGCGCACGATCGGCACCTTGACGCCGACCTCCGTTCGGAGGTAATTCTCCATGTCCGAGAAGAAACTCTCCTGGAGGCGGATGTAGAATTCCGTCTGGTCGGCTACCCGCGCGTCGCTGTAGGAGGGGCAGGCAGAGAAGGGGATGCGCCGCACCGTGCCTGCTTCGAGGCGCTCATCCTCAGCAAGACCATAGCGAAGGCCTTCGTAGAGGTGCAGATCGTCAAACCAGTACGTACCTCGGGAGGCCCCCAGGAAAAAGCTCACCCGGAGATTGGTGTACTCCTGATCGGGCCTCCAGCTCATCGAAAAGGTCTGCCAATTGGGTTCGAGACGGAAACGACCGTAGGCGTACGTCGTCCAGGGGTCCGCGTTTTTCATGATGACCACGGTGATGTCGCGGGGCGCGTCGGCTCGAGCCAGGAACTGCAGGACGTAGACGGAGTCCCTGTGCACGGCCAGACCGGCCTGCTGCCATTGCACGTGCCAGTCCACGCCGTCTGTGGCCGTTACCACGACCCGTGCCGAGAGCCTTCCTTCCGCGGGGTCGGATGTGTCCACTGCCTGGTTGGCGGCTGCTGGGGAATGCACTTCGAGTCTCCAATTGCGAAGCGCCGGATCGCTATCGATCGTTCCGCCCTTCAGGAGATCGCGAGCAGCTCGCAGCTCGGCACCCCCCCACGCAAGACGCAGGTTCTCGGTGCTCCCGTACTTGTCCCTTAGAAACTGGCACCAAAGGCTGTCCAGAAGCCGGGCGTGGTAGTAGGTCAAGTTACCCCCCTCTCGAATGGGGGCCAGCAGGTCCTGACGCCACATGTAGTAGAGCGAGTTCTCGTTGGTGATCTCCACCATGGCCATCACCGGGTCGTCCTTCAGCGGGAGACGGGTGTAAGGGTTCACGTGGGTCAGGAGCTGGCGCGCGTATTCCTTCTGAAGCTCGATCAGACGGCGATCGAAGAGGCTAACCCCCTTGGCGAAATCGCGCAACGAATCAGCGTAGGGAACGCCGTCCTCCCTCCGGAAGGTACGGCTCACGTGAAGATTGACGTTGACGCGAATGCCATTGCGCTTCAGGTGAGCGATCAGATACTCCAGCCTGTCCAGCGTGACCGGGTTCAGGTGTCGTGTGTCAGAGCCCTGCTGAAACAGACTGCCCGGGCTCCACGGATTGTCCATGTGGTGCAGGCGGACCAGATTGAAACCCATCTTTCGCAGCCGGGCCGCAATCCAGGGGGCCTTCGACTTGACCGGGAAGCAGCCATCGGCCACCAGATTCGTGCCGAAGAAGCGGAGCCGCTTGCCGCCTGCGGCGAAGTGGCCCTCCCCG
Proteins encoded in this window:
- a CDS encoding carbohydrate binding domain-containing protein, whose product is MTRAVTIAVTGLFVAVGLAFPQEFTGGFSFYLPPEDSSFQECWPSFSEAVRPGEFVTINGEGHFAAGGKRLRFFGTNLVADGCFPVKSKAPWIAARLRKMGFNLVRLHHMDNPWSPGSLFQQGSDTRHLNPVTLDRLEYLIAHLKRNGIRVNVNLHVSRTFRREDGVPYADSLRDFAKGVSLFDRRLIELQKEYARQLLTHVNPYTRLPLKDDPVMAMVEITNENSLYYMWRQDLLAPIREGGNLTYYHARLLDSLWCQFLRDKYGSTENLRLAWGGAELRAARDLLKGGTIDSDPALRNWRLEVHSPAAANQAVDTSDPAEGRLSARVVVTATDGVDWHVQWQQAGLAVHRDSVYVLQFLARADAPRDITVVIMKNADPWTTYAYGRFRLEPNWQTFSMSWRPDQEYTNLRVSFFLGASRGTYWFDDLHLYEGLRYGLAEDERLEAGTVRRIPFSACPSYSDARVADQTEFYIRLQESFFSDMENYLRTEVGVKVPIVRTNWNFGLVDLYVQSQADYVDNHAYWDHPQFPGEPWSPVDWFINNTAMVLETNGATIGRLFAGRAWAGKPYTVSEYDHPFPNRYQTEGVVFITAYSAFHDADGFMFFEYASTSDDWETDLVRGFFSDHRNTAIMAHMPTCALALRAGFVAPARQVIPLAYSYREDVLLEPSRGYRGWEGPSPVDPRLALLHSLRNVDFQSPSPLDASHLPAVSGPPYLSDTGEILWDPLGLLRVASPRFLAFTGMLDRFAGLETGPWRVVSADGFTTLTAVCVDSLPFDSTNRVLVALASRVQNDGMIWDGVRTVHDQWGRPPTFVEPRRVVLELATPADSVRIFPLSRKGESELARSWRAPVVGGRFRIELDQAKDRTVWYGLKIYRGPSGAENESSPQQIPRRFAIESLYPNPWRPSACRADDCYLQLAVPHQGEVAIAVFDLRGRKVMESAPLRAKAGRLRLALGQVLEGADRLPTGVYLLKAALGGSVEVRKWLVLK